Proteins encoded in a region of the Lathamus discolor isolate bLatDis1 chromosome Z, bLatDis1.hap1, whole genome shotgun sequence genome:
- the LOC136005124 gene encoding neuronal acetylcholine receptor subunit alpha-7-like, which yields MLTEKCLGFVYSGLCLWASLFLSFFKVSQQGESQRRLYRELLRNYNRLERPVVNDSQPLVVELQLSLLQIIDVDEKNQVLITNAWLQMYWVDVYLSWDQYEYPGVQNLRFPADQIWVPDILLYNSADERFDATFHTNVLVNYSGSCQYIPPGILKSTCYIDVRWFPFDVQKCDLKFGSWTHSGWLIDLQMLEADISNYISNGEWDLVGVPGKRNEMYYECCKEPYPDVTYTITMRRRTLYYGLNLLIPCVLISGLALLVFLLPADSGEKISLGITVLLSLTVFMLLVAEIMPATSDSVPLIAQYFASIMVIVGLSVVVTVLVLQFHHHDPQAGKMPKWVRVILLNWCAWFLRMKKPGESIKPLSCKYSYPKHHLSVSSMEMNVLPGHQSSNGNTIYSYHTMDNPCCLQNNDLGSKSGKITCSLPEDTDLVQKKALTDTIPVIVKILEEVQFIAMRFRKQDEGEEICSEWKFAAAVIDRLCLVAFTLFAIICTFTILMSAPNFIEAVSKDFA from the exons tCTCTCAGCAGGGTGAAAGCCAGAGGCGCTTGTACAGAGAACTGCTGAGAAACTACAATCGTCTTGAAAGACCAGTGGTGAATGACTCGCAACCTCTTGTAGTGGAGCTCcagctttctttgctgcagatAATTGACGTG GACGAGAAGAATCAGGTGTTGATCACAAATGCTTGGCTGCAGATG TACTGGGTTGATGTTTACTTGTCTTGGGATCAGTATGAATACCCCGGGGTGCAGAACTTGCGATTTCCAGCTGACCAGATTTGGGTACCAGACATTCTTCTGTATAACAG TGCAGATGAAAGATTTGATGCGACATTTCACACAAATGTGCTGGTGAATTACTCTGGATCCTGCCAATATATACCCCCAG GGATTTTGAAGAGCACATGTTACATTGACGTCCGCTGGTTCCCCTTTGATGTGCAGAAGTGTGATCTGAAGTTCGGCTCCTGGACTCACAGTGGCTGGTTGATTGACCTGCAGATGCTTGAGGCAGATATTTCCAACTACATCTCAAATGGAGAATGGGATTTAGTAG GTGTCCCAGGCAAGAGGAATGAGATGTACTATGAATGTTGTAAAGAACCATACCCAGACGTGACGTATACCATCACCATGCGTCGACGAACGCTCTACTATGGCTTGAACCTACTCATTCCCTGTGTTCTCATATCTGGCTTGgcattgcttgttttccttttgccagctgATTCCGGGGAGAAGATTTCTTTAG GTATCACTGTTCTGCTTTCCCTGACTGTATTCATGCTGCTTGTGGCTGAGATCATGCCTGCAACTTCTGACTCAGTCCCACTGATAG CTCAGTATTTTGCTAGCATCATGGTCATCGTTGGGCTGTCTGTGGTGGTAACAGTACTGGTTCTGCAGTTTCACCATCATGACCCACAAGCAGGAAAGATGCCCAAATGG GTCCGTGTCATCCTGCTGAATTGGTGTGCTTGGTTTTTACGCATGAAAAAACCTGGGGAAAGTATAAAGCCCCTCTCTTGCAAATATAGCTATCCCAAGCACCATCTGAGCGTAAGCAGCATGGAGATGAATGTCCTGCCTGGCCACCAGTCCAGCAATGGCAACACTATCTATAGCTACCACACGATGGATAATCCATGCTGCCTCCAAAACAATGATCTGGGTAGCAAGAGTGGGAAGATTACTTGCTCCTTACCAGAAGATACTGACCTTGTTCAAAAGAAAGCTTTAACAGATACTATTCCAGTGATTGTGAAGATTCTGGAGGAAGTTCAGTTCATAGCAATGCGCTTTAGGAAACAAGATGAGGGTGAAGAGATCTGCAGCGAGTGGAAATTTGCAGCTGCTGTCATAGACAGATTATGCCTGGTTGCATTCACCCTTTTCGCCATCATTTGCACATTTACAATACTCATGTCTGCTCCAAATTTTATAGAAGCTGTTTCAAAGGATTTTGCATAA